Proteins encoded together in one Peribacillus asahii window:
- a CDS encoding segregation/condensation protein A, with amino-acid sequence MSYNIKIDAFEGPMDLLLHLINRLEIDIYDIPMAEITDQYLGYIHTMQHLELDIASEYLVMAATLLAIKSKMLLPKHEEEPIFDDEDEGFEADPRDELVEKLLEYKKYKQAALEFKTLEEERSLMFTRPPSDLSQYAKDALSGPQDLNISLYDMLGALQKLLRRQKLQKPIYTKVTKQELSIDKRMAEILSELRTIKGSKRFYDLFSEPVKEHIVITFLALLELMKQNDIVVKQDDNFSDIVITAKEGVE; translated from the coding sequence AATCGCCTTGAAATAGATATTTATGATATTCCAATGGCTGAAATTACGGATCAATATCTTGGTTACATTCATACGATGCAGCATCTTGAACTGGATATTGCTAGTGAGTACTTAGTAATGGCGGCTACGCTTCTTGCGATTAAAAGCAAAATGCTGCTGCCAAAGCACGAAGAAGAGCCTATTTTTGATGATGAGGATGAAGGATTTGAAGCTGATCCACGTGATGAACTTGTTGAAAAGCTGTTAGAGTATAAGAAGTATAAACAGGCTGCTCTTGAATTTAAAACATTGGAAGAAGAGCGAAGTTTAATGTTTACAAGGCCGCCAAGCGACTTGTCGCAGTATGCAAAGGATGCATTAAGTGGACCGCAAGATTTAAATATTAGTCTTTATGACATGCTTGGGGCACTGCAAAAGCTACTTCGAAGACAAAAGCTACAAAAGCCTATATACACAAAAGTAACCAAACAAGAGCTTTCTATTGACAAAAGAATGGCTGAAATTTTATCTGAATTAAGAACGATAAAGGGCAGCAAGCGTTTTTATGATTTGTTTTCAGAGCCTGTGAAAGAACATATTGTCATTACGTTTCTTGCCTTGCTTGAATTGATGAAACAAAATGACATTGTCGTCAAACAAGATGACAACTTTTCGGATATAGTAATTACAGCTAAGGAAGGTGTAGAGTAA
- a CDS encoding YpuI family protein, giving the protein MGNTIVKSQLKDVQIFLETTVAKLEDFLNEITYSKLQEERSGGESYYKGILSTLRRLLVGCEEGLEVCQIILHNEIFNKAAAEKTLYKIYHQCIEEYFSPKSDCWYEDSRAAYTGRNSIKFHEAVPDSIPAILKELESGFQAMREELEFYETDYRTKMMQSK; this is encoded by the coding sequence ATGGGGAATACTATTGTAAAATCTCAGCTTAAAGATGTACAAATTTTTTTAGAAACAACGGTAGCCAAGCTCGAAGATTTTTTAAATGAAATAACGTATTCTAAGCTTCAAGAAGAACGAAGCGGTGGAGAAAGTTATTATAAAGGAATTCTTTCAACTCTTCGTAGATTGCTTGTTGGTTGTGAAGAAGGTTTAGAAGTGTGTCAAATTATTCTTCATAACGAAATCTTTAATAAAGCAGCAGCCGAAAAAACACTATATAAAATTTATCATCAATGTATTGAAGAGTATTTTTCCCCTAAATCTGATTGTTGGTATGAAGATAGTCGTGCTGCTTACACAGGAAGAAATTCGATTAAGTTTCATGAAGCTGTACCTGATTCCATTCCAGCGATTTTAAAAGAGTTAGAGAGTGGATTTCAGGCGATGCGTGAGGAATTAGAGTTTTATGAAACGGATTATCGAACGAAAATGATGCAATCCAAATAA
- the scpB gene encoding SMC-Scp complex subunit ScpB, with protein MESSKWKGIVEALLFASGDVGLSIAQLASVLEITEYQATDLIESLKEDYEKTERGIQLVEMASVFQFVTKQEHSEYLKKLVESTSSHSLSQAALETLAIIAYKQPITRTEIEDIRGVKTERPIQTLVSKVLIKEVGRVEGTGRAYLYGTTKEFLDYFGLNSLEELPPIADPIDEGYENEEADLFFEKFQQTIE; from the coding sequence TTGGAGAGTAGTAAATGGAAGGGAATTGTAGAAGCTTTGCTTTTTGCCTCAGGAGACGTTGGATTGTCGATTGCACAACTGGCTTCTGTCCTCGAAATCACGGAGTATCAAGCAACGGATCTTATTGAAAGTTTAAAAGAGGATTATGAAAAAACAGAACGAGGCATTCAGCTTGTCGAAATGGCCAGTGTGTTTCAGTTCGTTACCAAACAAGAGCATTCTGAGTATTTAAAAAAGCTCGTGGAATCTACTAGTTCACATAGCTTATCACAAGCAGCGTTAGAAACATTAGCCATCATCGCTTATAAGCAGCCCATTACAAGAACGGAGATTGAAGATATTCGCGGAGTGAAGACGGAGAGACCCATTCAGACACTTGTTTCGAAAGTACTGATTAAAGAGGTTGGGCGAGTAGAAGGAACAGGCAGAGCCTATTTATATGGAACAACGAAGGAATTTTTAGATTATTTTGGTTTAAATTCTTTAGAAGAATTACCGCCAATCGCTGACCCGATAGATGAAGGCTATGAAAATGAAGAAGCGGATTTATTTTTTGAAAAATTTCAGCAAACAATTGAATAA